The following proteins come from a genomic window of Natrinema saccharevitans:
- a CDS encoding UbiA family prenyltransferase, with protein MEQISNQAILSGAFVVIAGFYLIWSTETALLTIRRISKMLPITLAWVALTGVGIVVAMKPIGLEGVEGSKLAGVTVAMILAHWGQWFINDITDKEIDQGANADRATTQGLISEREAIAVGVVLMAFAVAYGATVNSLGFLSALAWVLAAMIYTVPPLRLKNGAISSLFCFGIGGFLSVILGSAVVGTSPPADAWQIATVLALVIILTISYQDLKDAEHDAKAGIDNLVVRYGKDRLTKILVVALPSTFVLTPMLFDVYYVVPFFALLGGFGSYILWSWDGGETTDRAITIINAVFFVSFATAFYFS; from the coding sequence ATGGAACAGATATCAAATCAGGCGATACTCAGCGGTGCGTTCGTGGTGATCGCTGGGTTTTACCTGATCTGGTCAACGGAAACAGCACTGCTCACGATTCGGCGGATATCAAAGATGCTCCCGATCACGCTCGCGTGGGTCGCGTTGACCGGGGTCGGAATCGTGGTTGCGATGAAACCGATCGGCCTCGAAGGGGTAGAGGGGAGTAAGCTTGCTGGCGTGACCGTTGCGATGATACTCGCCCACTGGGGTCAATGGTTCATAAACGACATCACTGACAAAGAGATCGACCAGGGGGCAAACGCCGACAGAGCCACCACGCAGGGACTCATTTCGGAGCGCGAAGCGATCGCAGTCGGAGTCGTGTTGATGGCATTCGCCGTCGCGTACGGTGCCACCGTCAACTCCCTCGGATTCCTGAGTGCCTTGGCCTGGGTTCTCGCAGCGATGATATACACGGTCCCTCCACTCCGTCTGAAAAACGGAGCGATATCCAGTCTATTCTGTTTCGGTATCGGCGGATTCCTATCCGTGATTCTCGGCAGTGCGGTCGTCGGAACCTCCCCGCCGGCCGACGCGTGGCAAATAGCGACGGTGTTGGCGCTCGTGATTATACTCACGATCTCGTATCAAGACCTCAAAGACGCAGAACACGATGCGAAAGCTGGTATCGATAATCTCGTCGTCCGGTACGGCAAGGACCGACTCACCAAGATACTGGTCGTCGCGCTCCCGTCAACGTTTGTTCTCACTCCGATGCTGTTCGATGTCTACTACGTCGTCCCGTTTTTCGCCCTTCTCGGTGGGTTCGGATCGTATATTCTCTGGTCGTGGGACGGAGGAGAGACCACGGACCGCGCTATCACGATCATCAACGCGGTGTTTTTCGTCTCGTTTGCGACCGCGTTCTATTTCTCCTAA